One stretch of Argiope bruennichi chromosome 3, qqArgBrue1.1, whole genome shotgun sequence DNA includes these proteins:
- the LOC129963725 gene encoding uncharacterized protein LOC129963725, with amino-acid sequence MKTLIILALTAVVANGATVYHPAWKPVESPYYVKDNSGNYAFGHHDANPGGPSFHSETGDISGKKVGSYGVRNRDGTFTIVDYVADQNGYRPNIRTSEKRRQRKESDRVRMPGNLDSSEMVYSRPFPYYYFAL; translated from the exons ATGAAG actcTGATTATTTTGGCTTTGACGGCGGTTGTCGCTAATGGTGCAACCGTATATCATCCAGCATGGAAGCCTGTTGAATCGCCATATTATGTAAAAGAT AACAGTGGAAATTATGCGTTCGGTCATCATGATGCTAACCCTGGCGGCCCATCTTTCCACAGTGAAACAGGAGACATAAGTGGCAAGAAAGTCGGTTCTTATGGAGTTAGGAATCGTGATGGCACATTTACGATCGTGGACTATGTTGCAGACCAAAACGGATACAGGCCAAATATCAGGACATCAGAAAAAAGGCGACAACGCAAAGAATCAGATAGAGTTAGAATGCCTGGAAATTTGGACAGTTCAGAAATGGTTTACTCGCGCCCATTCCCTTACTATTATTTTGCTTTGTAG